A single genomic interval of Bradyrhizobium japonicum USDA 6 harbors:
- a CDS encoding maltotransferase domain-containing protein has translation MNKTIQTVESAAAGGAFLIEDIYPSIDGGRFAVKRIAGERVDVWADIYRDGHAVIGAALIWRGEQDREWRSEPMIHHGNDRWSGAFTPVEPGQYVYAIEAWTDEFATWSRGVVRKRRAGADVSLDAIEGAGLLTKAHGARQDAAAVIVKQCEDYLQTGDVGSLLAADLGAAMAESQSRPDLTRSQNFPLIVDRDKARFGAWYQMMPRSQSQSPGRHGTLRDCIARVPDIAAMGFDVLYFTPIHPIGRTRRKGRNNAPVATEGDPGSPYAIGTAEGGHDALHPELGTIEDFRALVATCLEYGLELALDFAVQCSPDHPWLTQHPEWFKWRPNRAVRTADDPYSDIVIPDFASVDRAGLWNAFRDAMLFWIDHGVTIFAIDNHDTAPLPFWEWLISDIRRRHPEVILFSKTFARPKLMQGLAKLGFAQSFSYFPWRTAKWELEQYLGELTRYPERDFYRANLFVSTPDLLPYHLQGGEPWAFRSRVALAATLSGSYGIYSGFELLEHDAIPGREEYLDSEKYQIKPRDWDRPGNIKPYIAALNRIRNDNAALQQTENLRFLGVEDGETIAFAKEAADPANAVVAVIALSGHVREVWLPLGDLTIDAGGARRHVTALENLITGEQSRIEWGGIKLRIDPDRDPALLFRCLA, from the coding sequence GTGAACAAGACAATTCAAACTGTCGAGAGTGCCGCAGCCGGCGGCGCTTTCCTTATCGAAGATATCTATCCCTCGATCGACGGCGGCCGTTTCGCCGTGAAGCGTATTGCAGGCGAACGGGTCGACGTCTGGGCCGACATTTATCGCGACGGCCACGCGGTGATCGGTGCCGCGCTGATCTGGCGAGGAGAACAGGACCGGGAATGGCGGAGCGAGCCGATGATCCATCACGGCAATGACCGCTGGTCCGGCGCGTTCACCCCCGTCGAGCCCGGCCAATATGTCTATGCGATCGAAGCATGGACCGACGAGTTCGCCACCTGGTCGCGCGGCGTTGTGCGCAAACGGCGTGCCGGCGCGGACGTCAGCCTCGACGCGATCGAGGGCGCCGGCCTCCTGACCAAGGCGCATGGCGCCCGGCAGGACGCCGCGGCGGTCATCGTGAAGCAATGCGAGGATTATCTGCAGACCGGCGACGTCGGCTCGCTGCTTGCAGCCGATCTCGGCGCAGCCATGGCCGAGAGCCAGTCGCGGCCCGACCTGACCCGCTCGCAGAACTTCCCGCTGATCGTCGACCGCGACAAGGCACGCTTCGGCGCCTGGTATCAGATGATGCCGCGCAGCCAGAGCCAGAGCCCCGGCCGGCATGGCACGCTGCGCGACTGCATCGCGCGCGTGCCCGACATCGCCGCGATGGGCTTTGACGTGCTCTACTTCACGCCCATCCACCCCATTGGCCGCACCCGCCGCAAGGGCCGCAACAATGCGCCGGTGGCGACCGAAGGCGATCCCGGCTCGCCCTATGCGATCGGCACGGCCGAGGGCGGGCACGATGCACTGCATCCCGAGCTCGGCACGATCGAGGATTTCCGCGCGCTGGTCGCGACCTGTCTCGAATACGGCCTCGAGCTCGCGCTCGACTTCGCCGTGCAATGCTCGCCGGACCATCCCTGGCTGACGCAGCATCCGGAATGGTTCAAATGGCGGCCGAATCGTGCGGTGCGGACGGCAGATGATCCCTATTCGGACATCGTCATCCCCGATTTCGCCTCCGTCGACAGGGCCGGGCTGTGGAACGCGTTTCGCGATGCCATGCTCTTCTGGATCGACCACGGCGTCACCATCTTCGCCATCGACAATCACGACACCGCGCCGCTTCCGTTCTGGGAGTGGCTGATCAGCGACATCCGCCGCCGTCATCCCGAGGTGATCCTGTTCTCCAAGACCTTTGCGCGGCCGAAGCTGATGCAGGGCCTCGCCAAGCTCGGCTTTGCACAGTCCTTCAGCTATTTCCCCTGGCGCACGGCCAAGTGGGAGCTGGAGCAATATCTGGGCGAGCTGACGCGCTATCCCGAGCGCGATTTCTATCGGGCGAATCTGTTCGTGAGCACGCCCGATCTGCTGCCCTATCATCTCCAGGGCGGCGAGCCCTGGGCGTTCAGGTCGCGTGTCGCGCTGGCCGCGACGCTGTCCGGCAGCTATGGCATCTACAGCGGGTTCGAGCTGCTGGAGCATGACGCAATTCCCGGCCGCGAAGAATATCTCGATTCCGAGAAATACCAGATCAAGCCGCGCGACTGGGACCGGCCCGGCAACATCAAGCCCTACATCGCCGCGCTCAATCGCATCCGCAACGATAACGCCGCACTTCAGCAAACGGAGAATTTGCGCTTCCTCGGCGTCGAGGACGGCGAGACGATCGCCTTTGCCAAGGAGGCGGCCGATCCAGCCAACGCCGTCGTCGCGGTCATCGCCCTCTCGGGCCATGTGCGCGAAGTCTGGTTGCCGCTGGGCGACCTCACCATCGACGCCGGCGGCGCACGCCGCCACGTCACCGCACTCGAAAATCTCATCACAGGCGAACAGTCCCGCATCGAATGGGGCGGGATCAAATTACGTATCGACCCCGACCGCGACCCGGCGCTGCTGTTCCGCTGCCTGGCGTAA
- the malQ gene encoding 4-alpha-glucanotransferase, translating into MDLLAQARIKGVQSEFVDALGKLRVTDPVALKSILEALPEKRVYRFVGGPVVVRALGHPRTELTTIGAPPLQWTLRANGNVIAQGETREPVIAWPASLPLGYHRLTLTDAKGVAEEVPMIVAPERAFGGDFARGWLLAVQLYSVRSDRNWGIGDFTDLADLVRLARQLGADGVGLNPLHVLFDNHPADCSPYSPNSRLFLNPLYIDVEAIPEFSVDLVPDAAATAARLREGDRVPYADMAALKWLGLRAAYNSFVTSASEARRKEFDAFRADRAPLLSRFACFEVLRHRFAGPWWEWPQEWQQPDEAKCAELRNGPDKREVEFVEFVQWTADSQLHAAKELAGQLGMRVGLYLDVAVGVQSNGFDAWNEQMAISRHLAVGAPPDVLNTVGQDWGLAGFNAGGLEAQSFVPFADMLAASMRHAGAIRLDHVLGLKRLYLVPRGFKPDNGAYVQMPFEALLGAVVRESAAHKCIVIGEDLGTVPEGFRETMQDFGIWSYLVMMFERDDAGRFRNADHYRPNALVTLNTHDLCTYAGWRSFSDLKMKRSLGLDPGENDQARWDALGRLDEILRQNGINANDLYSVLAFLSRTPSRLLAVSLEDLLGVIDQPNIPGTIDEHPNWRQRLPVALDKIAAKVDATALKAATRERSLTGGS; encoded by the coding sequence ATGGATCTTTTAGCTCAAGCCCGGATCAAGGGCGTTCAGTCCGAATTCGTCGATGCCCTCGGAAAGCTGCGGGTCACCGATCCCGTGGCCCTCAAATCCATCCTCGAGGCCCTGCCGGAGAAGCGGGTTTACCGCTTCGTCGGCGGGCCCGTGGTGGTGCGCGCCCTGGGACATCCGCGCACCGAATTGACGACAATCGGCGCGCCGCCGCTGCAATGGACATTGCGCGCAAACGGCAATGTGATCGCGCAAGGCGAGACGCGCGAACCCGTGATCGCCTGGCCCGCCAGCCTGCCGCTCGGTTATCACCGGTTGACGCTGACCGATGCCAAGGGTGTTGCGGAAGAGGTGCCGATGATCGTGGCGCCCGAACGCGCCTTCGGCGGCGATTTCGCCCGCGGCTGGCTGCTTGCCGTGCAGCTCTACAGCGTCCGCTCGGACCGCAATTGGGGCATTGGCGATTTCACCGACCTCGCCGATCTCGTCCGGCTCGCCAGGCAGCTCGGCGCCGATGGCGTCGGGCTCAATCCGCTGCATGTCCTGTTCGACAACCATCCCGCCGATTGCAGCCCCTATTCGCCGAACAGCCGGCTGTTTCTCAATCCGCTCTATATCGACGTCGAGGCGATCCCGGAATTTTCCGTCGACCTCGTCCCCGACGCGGCCGCGACCGCCGCGCGGCTGCGCGAAGGCGATCGTGTGCCCTATGCGGACATGGCGGCGTTGAAATGGCTCGGCCTGCGCGCCGCCTACAACAGTTTCGTGACGAGTGCGAGCGAGGCGCGCCGCAAGGAATTCGACGCCTTCCGCGCCGACCGGGCGCCGCTGTTGTCCCGCTTTGCCTGCTTTGAGGTGCTGCGGCATCGCTTCGCCGGGCCTTGGTGGGAGTGGCCGCAAGAGTGGCAGCAGCCGGATGAAGCCAAATGCGCCGAGCTCCGCAACGGTCCCGACAAGCGCGAGGTCGAGTTCGTCGAATTCGTGCAATGGACGGCCGATAGCCAATTGCATGCCGCCAAGGAATTGGCCGGCCAGCTCGGCATGCGCGTCGGGCTCTATCTCGACGTCGCCGTCGGCGTGCAGTCCAACGGCTTCGACGCCTGGAACGAGCAGATGGCGATTTCGCGCCATCTCGCCGTCGGCGCGCCGCCCGACGTGCTCAACACCGTCGGACAGGATTGGGGTCTTGCCGGCTTCAATGCCGGCGGTCTGGAGGCGCAATCCTTCGTGCCGTTCGCCGACATGCTGGCCGCCTCGATGCGCCATGCCGGCGCGATCCGGCTCGATCACGTGCTGGGCTTGAAACGGCTGTATCTGGTGCCGCGCGGCTTCAAGCCGGACAACGGTGCCTATGTGCAGATGCCGTTCGAAGCGCTGCTCGGCGCCGTGGTGCGCGAGAGCGCGGCGCACAAATGCATCGTGATCGGCGAGGACCTCGGCACCGTGCCGGAAGGTTTTCGCGAGACCATGCAGGATTTCGGCATCTGGTCCTACCTCGTCATGATGTTCGAGCGCGACGATGCCGGCCGTTTCCGCAATGCCGACCATTACCGGCCCAACGCGCTGGTCACGCTGAACACGCATGATCTGTGCACCTATGCCGGCTGGCGCTCCTTCAGCGATCTCAAGATGAAGCGCTCGCTCGGGCTCGACCCCGGCGAGAACGACCAGGCGCGCTGGGATGCGCTCGGCAGGCTCGACGAGATCCTGCGCCAGAACGGCATCAACGCCAACGATCTCTATTCGGTGCTCGCCTTCCTGTCGCGGACGCCGTCGCGACTTCTGGCGGTGTCGCTTGAGGATCTGCTCGGCGTGATTGACCAGCCCAACATTCCCGGTACGATCGATGAGCATCCGAACTGGCGCCAGCGCCTGCCGGTGGCGCTCGACAAGATCGCCGCCAAGGTCGATGCTACGGCCTTGAAGGCGGCGACGCGGGAACGCTCGTTGACCGGCGGGAGTTGA
- a CDS encoding glycoside hydrolase family 15 protein — protein sequence MAQRIEDYALIGDCETAALVGRDGSIDWLCWPAFDSDACFAAILGTHKNGRWLIAPGEDITGISRRYLGNTLILETRFETRSGAVALIDFMPPRGKASDIVRLVRGLTGTVKMRMELVIRFGFGVDIPWVRRIDHSLLAVAGQDMTVLRTPVETRGEDLTTVSDFDVKAGETVPFVLTYGPSHLDPPAPIDPEIAFQETEKFWSEWCSRCTRDGEYHDLILRSLITLKALTFAPTGGIVAAPTTSLPEKLGGARNWDYRFCWLRDATFTLLALMNSGYTEEALAWHNWLLRAAAGSPANMQIMYGIWGQRRLLEWEADWLDGYEGAQPVRVGNAAHAQLQLDVYGELIDAFHQSRMAKLKLDDETTWALECAVLNHLAEVWDHPDHGIWERRGQPRHYVFSKVMTWVAFDRGIKSAETFGFKAPLLHWRALREAIHRDVCNRGFDAEENAFVESYGTKLLDASVLLLPAVGFLPAQDPRIRGTIAAVERHLMRDGFVLRHDPREVSEETQPIEGAFLACSLWLADALVLAGDLDKAQALLDRVVGIANDVGLLAEEYDSGARRQTGNFPQALTHIALINTAHNLSAARQESEKPAVQRSK from the coding sequence TTGGCTCAGAGGATCGAGGACTATGCGCTGATCGGCGATTGCGAGACCGCAGCGCTGGTCGGGCGCGACGGCTCGATCGACTGGCTGTGCTGGCCGGCCTTCGATTCCGATGCCTGCTTTGCCGCGATCCTCGGCACGCACAAGAACGGCCGCTGGCTGATCGCGCCAGGCGAAGACATCACCGGTATCTCGCGCCGCTATCTCGGCAACACCCTCATCCTCGAAACGCGCTTCGAGACCAGGAGCGGCGCCGTGGCGCTGATCGACTTCATGCCGCCGCGCGGCAAGGCCTCCGACATCGTGCGGCTGGTCCGCGGCCTCACGGGCACGGTGAAGATGCGGATGGAGCTCGTCATCCGCTTCGGCTTCGGCGTCGACATTCCCTGGGTGCGACGCATCGACCATTCGCTGCTGGCGGTCGCCGGCCAGGACATGACGGTGCTGCGCACCCCGGTGGAGACCCGCGGCGAGGATCTCACCACGGTCTCCGACTTCGACGTGAAGGCGGGCGAGACGGTGCCGTTCGTGCTGACCTACGGCCCCTCGCATCTCGATCCGCCGGCGCCGATCGATCCGGAGATCGCCTTCCAGGAGACCGAGAAATTCTGGAGCGAATGGTGCAGCCGCTGCACCCGCGACGGCGAATATCACGATCTGATCCTACGCTCGCTGATCACGCTGAAGGCGCTGACCTTCGCCCCGACCGGCGGCATCGTCGCGGCGCCCACCACCTCGTTGCCGGAGAAGCTCGGCGGCGCCAGGAATTGGGATTACCGCTTCTGCTGGCTGCGCGATGCGACCTTCACGCTGCTGGCGCTGATGAACTCGGGTTACACCGAGGAAGCATTGGCCTGGCACAATTGGCTGCTGCGCGCGGCGGCAGGCTCGCCGGCGAACATGCAGATCATGTACGGCATCTGGGGCCAGCGGCGTCTGCTGGAATGGGAAGCGGACTGGCTCGACGGCTATGAGGGCGCTCAGCCGGTGCGGGTCGGCAACGCCGCGCATGCGCAGCTCCAGCTCGACGTCTACGGCGAGCTGATCGACGCCTTCCACCAGTCCCGCATGGCCAAGCTCAAGCTCGACGACGAGACGACCTGGGCGCTGGAATGCGCCGTGCTCAACCATCTCGCCGAGGTCTGGGACCATCCCGATCACGGCATCTGGGAACGGCGCGGACAGCCGAGGCACTACGTCTTTTCCAAGGTGATGACCTGGGTCGCGTTCGACCGCGGCATCAAGAGCGCCGAGACCTTCGGCTTCAAGGCGCCGCTGCTGCACTGGCGCGCGTTGCGCGAAGCCATTCATCGCGACGTCTGCAACAGGGGATTTGACGCGGAGGAAAACGCCTTCGTCGAGTCCTACGGCACGAAACTGCTCGATGCCAGCGTGTTGCTGCTGCCGGCGGTCGGCTTCCTGCCGGCGCAAGACCCGCGCATCCGCGGCACCATCGCGGCCGTCGAACGGCACCTGATGCGCGACGGTTTCGTGCTGCGGCACGATCCGCGCGAAGTGTCCGAGGAGACGCAGCCGATCGAGGGCGCGTTCCTGGCGTGCAGCCTGTGGCTGGCCGATGCGCTCGTGCTGGCGGGCGATCTCGACAAGGCGCAAGCCTTGCTCGACCGCGTGGTCGGCATCGCGAACGACGTCGGCCTCCTGGCCGAAGAGTATGATTCAGGCGCCCGGCGCCAGACCGGCAATTTCCCGCAGGCCTTGACCCACATCGCGCTGATCAACACCGCGCACAATCTGTCGGCGGCGAGGCAGGAGAGCGAGAAGCCGGCGGTGCAGCGGTCGAAGTAG
- a CDS encoding phytanoyl-CoA dioxygenase family protein: protein MTLGLEQLTFRDDGAQLFRQALTADRLHRLEAVLSHLPPDHAGLRLRDVEGLAPFLAASGDIGCCAASVLGDTCRPVRAILFDKTAATNWALGWHQDRTIAVKARVPVDGFETWSVKSGMQHVEPPFTLLSGMVTLRVHIDPVPASNAPLLIAPGSHKLGRIPEEDVKDVVRHCGTVACLAEPGDVWLYATPVLHASDAAIALMHRRVLQVDFAAGELPCGLEWLGV from the coding sequence GTGACCTTGGGACTTGAGCAGCTGACTTTTCGAGACGATGGTGCGCAGCTGTTCCGGCAGGCACTGACCGCGGATCGATTGCACCGGCTCGAGGCGGTTCTGTCCCATTTGCCGCCCGATCACGCCGGGCTGAGGCTGAGAGACGTCGAGGGTCTCGCGCCGTTCCTTGCCGCGAGCGGAGATATCGGATGCTGTGCCGCGTCGGTGCTTGGAGACACTTGTCGCCCGGTCAGGGCTATCCTGTTCGACAAGACGGCTGCGACGAACTGGGCGCTGGGCTGGCACCAGGATCGCACCATCGCCGTGAAGGCGCGCGTCCCGGTCGATGGTTTCGAGACATGGAGCGTCAAGAGCGGCATGCAGCATGTCGAACCGCCCTTCACGCTGCTCTCCGGCATGGTGACCCTGCGAGTTCATATTGATCCGGTCCCGGCCAGCAATGCACCGCTCTTGATCGCACCCGGATCGCACAAGCTTGGCCGAATTCCTGAGGAGGACGTGAAGGACGTCGTCCGGCATTGCGGCACGGTCGCATGCCTTGCCGAGCCCGGCGACGTCTGGCTCTATGCAACACCCGTTCTCCATGCGTCGGACGCGGCGATCGCTCTGATGCATCGCCGTGTCCTCCAAGTGGACTTTGCCGCCGGCGAGCTTCCCTGCGGCCTGGAGTGGCTCGGGGTCTAG